The genomic stretch ATTATTTCACGGCCTACCTCTGTCGAACCGGTGAAGCTAACCTGCACACACATACAACGCTATAGCCAAGTTACATGAATCAAACTATCCAAGACATCCCACAATGTGACTTAATATGATGCAGTGGTCAAGCCACAATGTTGAAGTTATTGGAGATATAACTATTAATGTGCATTTTTCTGAGCTTAAACCTTTAGGAGTAGTAGTTTCATAATATAATATAGCTTTTATGATTTAAAGATTTAGAGTTCGATTCTTATTGACCTAAAAAGAAGAATTATTCTTATCAAGTGATTACCTTATCAACATTCATGTGTGAGGATATTGTGGCACCAGCAGTGGGTCCAAATCCTGGTACTACATTGAGCACGCCATCTGGAATTCCAGCCTTAGAAAAAACAGAACAAACACAATATTCAACTTAGAAAAGCAAGAAATTAACAATGCAATGTGATATCCAAAAATTGGACAACAGAACCATTATTTTACTTTCAAAATTAGATACAATGTTATAATCATATTaactaattgaattaataaaataagtatgAAAGTTCAAGGTGAGATTTTATCATTTGCATTTGCTACCTTAATTATCAGCTATCATACTCTACATTTTCGTTTTGACTGATCAACCAATTTCAGTAACCTTTTTTTCCAGTGATTGGAAATGACCGGCGTCCCATTTTATATATGGTTGCTAAAGTAACAGTTACAGTGTGAAACCATGCATGCATATTGTTGAGGAACTTCAAGTTTTGTGATTCTTTCATTTGAGCACTTCAAAATGCATTTTTGTAATTACAGAATGTTAGAATGAATTCATGATGCTGACAAAACAACGTAACGACCAAGATCTGATCTGGGCTTCTAGATGTTTCTAGAACCTAACTTGCTCCGATCTGGGCACACTATAGAACCGCGATACATTTATGATCCAAGGTTGAAGGATAATACACTTGCAAGCATTTGACAAGGCAAAGCGCTTTTTCCGATCATAAAAATGCTAACAGATTGGATCAAAAGCCGAAGAATTTCGCTAGACATGCAAGACGACGGCTGTGTTCACAAGAAGCTTGTTCCAAGAGCCAGATCACTTAGATTTGAGAGTATTTGTAATCTAGTTGTTCCAACCTCATAACTGTGACGAAGAAAACCAAGTATATTTTAATTGATGAAATGGTGAATTGACTCAATTTCTCAATAGCATACGCATACAATAATGTTTGGATGAAGACGGAACTTACTGGCATAGAAGCTCAGTAGCTCACAGTCCACTATACTGTCGGGGCCAGGCCAGCAAGATGGGGTACGGCATCAACAAGCTTTCTCTGTAATGATTATTGTAGTCTTCGAGAGGCGCAATGCAACCTATACTACCATCCAAGGTACCAAACAATAAGTCAAATCGATTGGTTTTATTGGAGCCAGAACCACTTCGATCACATGGGCACCGACATGAAATTCGGCTCTTGAAAGAAGCTTCTGTCCTTTCCAACTCTCGGACATCTTTTCTCGCAAACATTACAAAGGTTATATGCATtaatgaagaaaaatgaaaCAAAGATGTCACACAACCTTCAGAGCAAGAAGCAGCATTGTTCTTATTTTTTGGAAAAAGGATTGTATTtatagaaagaagaaagaaaaatatgtATGGAGGGAGCATCAGAAAATGTGCTGTAAATTCATTAGACATAATTATACACAACAATCAAGCCTTTTTCCAATAGATGGAGTTGGCTTTATGGATGAAACAtcagagaaataaaaaataaaagtctaTGACATGAATGCAACTTGCCAGAACTTCATGCTTTTCCCAAGTTACaatatggaaaaaaaaaaagccgtAAATGCacataaaaacaaataaaacaaaacacaGTAGCATATAGCCTTGAGACCAACCTGGATGTTCTTTTGATCATCTGAAACTATGAGATTCAGAGTACTCCCATCAATCAGAAATTCGGTTGCAAAGCAATCAAGATTACCGAAATCTTTGGCCAATATGCTAAGTTGAGTACCCTGCTCTTTCCAACTAAGAAAGTATATACTTTTATGGATGTCACCAATGAGGATGAAGTTTTTTACCTGAGAAAATGTTAACAGATATTACCTAAGAGAAGTAGAAGAAATTAATTCAATAACATCCATTTTTATCTGAttctcattttcttttgttcaatATATTTAAGCTAAGCATTCAAAGCTTATttcactaaaaaaaattacaggGACAGatgatttcaaaattcttttaattttccatTTAGTAAAACTTGCGTAAATATTAAATACAGatacaaataaataaactttGCATCTCATTTTCCCATTGACTATTATATATAAACTTGGTTGCTATTGTTTGATAAAAGATTTAAGGAAATCTCACTTACTATATTTAAGCTCACAACATGTAATGGTGGTGCATAAAAAAACGGAATCCCATTCAACTCAGTGCCAGTCCACttgtgtaaaataatttttggcCCAGATGCTATTTACAGATGGCCCTGAAGAAAGGCCAAGGCAGATATAGCTCCTTTTAATTCCTttgtaataaataaaaaaattaaaaaaaaaaagaaaaaaggaaaagaacaCATGTATCTTACGGGAACTGAGACGATAAGTGAATATAGATTCTTCTCCGCAAAGTATGTTACTTGATGTGGGGATGGCCTTCAGTGGATTCTAAGGATGACAACAGATTAGAAAGGTCAAGAAATAAGGAATTGTATACATGAGAGAGGTACTCATTTTCTGCACAGGCCAGTAGCAGTCACAGTTTAATCCAAAAGGAAACTTGCTATGGTGCATGAACGGGTGCTGCCCCATAGCACCGTGCAAGAAGGGCTCTCTTCCTGACCGCACCACCGTGCCGTGCACAATGAAGCAcccaaaaaaatttatgttaggggacaaaaataatatacattattaacaaaagatatattaatttaaatttaaaaaaataaaaatgcataTTAATTAtgcaaatacaaaaaaaacaaatattatatctaataaaataagacgaaagatattttttaaaatattttttttattattatttttaaaaataaaaaacatatattttaaattagtaaattgatCAATTGACTTTAGAAATTTATATGTAATATAAttacatataataaaataaaacgaaagataaacaaataaataataatgatcattgaattgagaataaaataaaatatataaatttataaagaGATTGTTGGAGGAGGAATACCGGCGACATCATTTCCTCAAACCACCTGCAGGTGAAGTTGCTTCTGAATCGTTGACACGTGTTATtatatggttttaaaaaaatcgatttattttatacaaatggtttatttaaaaaaaccgGTTTGAATAGATCAAATAActacttttaaaataatttaaattcttTTCGCGTGTTATTCCTAAATTCCTAACAGATGAATTTGAtatgttctttttcttcattcatATTGAccaatttttctttaaatttatctgaaacttttttttatttaatttttgtcaaatatatatatacaaattgtttgaaaaagtaaaatttagtattccgaaaaagaaacaaaattcaCGGTTTTTTTATAGGAATGGCATAAATGATATCATCTGTCCTTTTTTTGTCTCTGTTTCTATTTTCTTGatgagttttattttgtttcacaTAACTTACATTTTCAGTTGCTTTTAAATTAAGCTGTAAACAGATTTTAAATTAAGCTGTAAAAATATGTTCAATTCCAAATTTAtagttaaattaaattttatggtAATCAATCAATTAACTTTTATTTTACTAATAAACTATTTTCATgcaaattattgttgatttttcaatattattctataaataaattatttttttaagataataagACTATAATTTACTTGTCTAGAAATTATGATTTTACTGTCATGCAcgtttttgtgtttttacttATCAactagaatttatttttttaatgaaattagaatttattttcaataaaacaaaagtatctaatcaaaatattaatttggTCTCCTTAAATAATTGaacataatattattaatattgtctacaacaaaaatttttaataaattttttcaaaataaaattgattcaaaaatagagaaaaaaaacaactaatgaaaatatttattttgacatTGCCATCAAGAATAGGATAGCCATAGAAAAAATTCAACCAAATAAAAAGGACCTAACTCATACAATTAAACTACCATCATATCATCACAATAAACTATAACATCACCAACTAAAGAGACATATAACAAATATGGAAGAGATCATGCCAAAATTTCAACAATGCTCATGCTATCAACTAGTCTAGGTTATAccttaattatatttttgtcttCCATCACATGAAATTGTCATGAATTATCTTGGCATTTATGATCCTGAACATTAAAATGGTGTGATGACATAAATATGTAcgtatttattaaataattttcatCATTCACAGAGGAAtgaataaaaacataaattaagaaatacatttgaaataataaatttgattaagaaatataaataaaaggaacatacCTAATTGAGGGTTTCATATTAGTTCTGAAAAAGGGATTGAAAGAGAACGAATTTTACGTGTGAAACGAAGAATAAGGGAATAAAAGTAACTGCTTGGTCCAATTcaaaccaatttttttaaataaaccatttatataaaataaaccGATTTTTTTAAACCATATAATAACACGTGTCAGCCATCCAGAAGCAACTTCACCTGTAGTCGAACCTGCAGTCGAAGGTGAGTTTCTGTCCTTTTAACATCTCAATTAGAAAATTCTTTTGTCTTGACATAATGTACTTCAGGAGAACATAATGTACTCCAGGTATAAAGTTTTTTTAtgcaataaaaaatatatctttgaaaaaaaataaaaaaataaaaaattagattaatactTAAACTATAATTGcttgaattaaaatttacaattgaaaaaataaaaaattagattaataccTCAAGAAGGGATCTCTCGGTTGAAGATCATGCTGGACACCACCGCGCTGTGCATGGACGGATGCTGCACCACAGCACCATGCAAGAAGGGCTCTTCTGGATTGTGCGCCGCGCCGTGCATGAACGGGTGCTGTAAGAAGGGCTCTCCGTTGAAGATCGCACTGTCGCACCTGCACTACATCACTGTGCAAGAAGGGCTTTCTCTGTTGAAGATTGTGCTGCTGTACCACTGCGCCGTACATGAACGGGTGCTGCACCACTACGCCGTACATGAAGGGCGGTCCTGGTGGAAGCACCACCGCGCCGTGCATGAAGGGGGTGCTGCACCACAGCACCGTGCAAGAAGGTCGATGTGATATGGTAATAGTAATCAAgattacagaaaatgagtaagaAGAAGAGAGATTACAAGTAACATCAACAAACTAAATAACCATCTAGTAAGAGACGAagccatatatatataactagGGTAAAAAATGTTGATACGAAAATAAGATAGTGATATAcatagtaattttttatattttttaaaattgtggaTATACACATtttttgatttatatttaaaaaatttttaaaatttagagtacATAAATTAGACCCTCcaatttgtgtttaaaaaattaaaaaaattgagagtaCACAAATCATACTCTCTGAtttgtgattaaaaaattaaaaaaatttagagtacACAAATCagaactaaatttttttaattttttaaacacaaatcgaATCCGGTCcgatttataacaaaaaaattagacgGGACgattttaatttctaatatcACAGCTGCGTAAAGTACTCATACACTCCATAACTGCACCCTACACTATTTTCTCTtccatatttaaattaaaaagtggGTAGACTGAACAATTTAGAGTGGCACAGCTTTAGGTGATTAAGCACTGTAAGTTTATGAGTTTACTGGAGCAGTGGAGGGATTTTGACCTCAAAATAAAGGGCTGTGACATGGGCCAAAATGTTGGTGGACAAAAATTCTtgttttgaaaaaatagttgGATGAACCAAAGATTGCTAGACCCCTTTTAACCATGAAATTTAGAGAATAAAAATGGATCTAAAGTTCTAATTAATAACCATAAAAAAagttttagtataaaatttTCTTATATTAATTTAAGTAAAATTGAATTCATTTAAAAAAGACTAATTCATCCTTGTTGTAATtttgtaattggatttatttgtaattttcttatatttatatCAAGTAATAATCTTAAAcagtttaaaattattttatttaataattattaattattgctAGAATGtacaattatataattttagatataataaatatatataattatagttgtaatttaaaacaattaatcaaattaaaacttttcaatattaaagatttattttatcctaaaccataaataatcttaaagttttaatttaattggtTTGAAATAATTtctatttgtaaaattctataaTAATCAAGACTCAAAGTTATCAGAATGTACACAAGCAATTGCGTTAAGAATAATGAACATATAGCCTGAATTCCTATGAAAACATTTtgttccatatatatatattcatatcATATGGATATAGTCCAGGTAATGTGTACAGATTCAGAAGGTTAATCATATTGTGTACATATTAAAACCAGGTTCattttgaaataagaaaaacaaaattaccAAATATATCATAATATTTTCCAACCACAAGATGTTTATCACTATACAGAACCGTGCGAAATCAATTTCAAGTATTGCTGTAATAGATGTGTAGCTCCCAAGCCGAAGAAACACCCATATAAAATCCCATTAATATATCCCCACACCAGCAACAGAAGATCACATCTCACCATGTAATGAGAATTTTCTAAGCGCTTTCTGAGCTCCTTTGGACAGCCCTGAAAAAAACATTATATTTTAACATGAAATAATGGACCTTTAGATTTGACATGTATTTGAGAATAGATTGTTGTTCACCTCTACTTTCATATATACTTCCTTAGGCGACGCCTAAACACCAATGCCCAAAATTAAATTAGCTAAAAGTTTTACAAATGAGTTACAATTCATGAAACCTATACCCTaattataaaaatgaaaaataggtAATTAAGATGTCCCAAAACATGCTTGCATCAATAAAGCTCCCAGAGCAGAACATGATGCATCACCATCAATGGAGCCAACCCAAAATCGAAGACGAGCACAATCAACAAAAGCAAATCCATACACAACTGAACCATCATCCAAGATGGTGCTACCCtgtaaaattttcaatttatcaCCATTTAACAATTCAAAGTACCAACAAAACTATCTATGCATTAGGTATACTTATAATAGCTTGCAAAAATTAATAACTCAGTGCAAACCTCTTTTATTGCAAGCAGATAGTTGGCATCAGGCCCAATATTACCCTCCACAGTGGTTGATGGAGTGATGACCTGAACTAATTTTCTTTGAATAACCTGAAAATATGATGACAGTCACAGTAATACCAAGCAAAAAAGGCAATCTAAATTTGCACGTTGCATAAGATAATTTGTTAGAACTCAAAAGCATTAAGGATAATGAAGACAAATAAGTCATTAACCTTTTACCCCGTGGACATTTTCGTCCCTAACCAttgaaaaatactttttaaGTCCCTGACGTCCTTAAAAATTGGACGGATCAGTCCCTCCGTCCAAATACCTCTGTCAGACTCAACGGAAAAGTCTGACGTGGCTACTGTTCTTCTTACCTAGCATTACAGCTGCCCACGTAGCTTGTTAGTGAAATGGAACTTTTAAAAAATGGACAAAAAAGTCCCTGTCTCTCAATGCGACGTCGTTACCCCACCACCACCTACCAAAGCCACACTTTCCTCATTCCCTCTCCGAAAAACTCATTACACATCAAGTTCATCATGTTCTTCAACTTCAAGAAGATTCAGAGTCAGGGCCTACAACAACACCAGCAAGTTTGGAAATTTTCTCAACTTGAAGCCTGCCCATCAACCTAAACCCTTGGATTTTGATCTCCCAAGGTGCCATCCTTCTGATCGATCTCGTTTTGACGTGATCATCATTGGATCTGGCCCTGTAGGCACTCGTCTAGCAGAGCAAGTTTTCCGCTATGAAATTAAGGTTTGTTGTGTTGATCCTGACCCTCTCTCCATGTGGCCTAACAACTACGGTGTATGGGTGGATGAGTTTGAGAGTATTGATCTTGAAGATTGCTTGGAGGGTGTGTCTCCAATGGGGTTAAATTTCACAAGGGAAAGGTATGGGGAATGAGCCTTACTTGAGAGCTGATAATTCCAAGTTTTCTACTTTTTTGTATGCAATGCCTTTTCAGTTCCAATCTGATATTTCTTGAAGAAACTTTCCTTGTTAGCCGTCCGGTTTTGTCTTACATGGAGGTGAAGAAGAGGATGGTTGCAAGGTTAAGGCACTTGGGAATCAGAGTGAAAAAGATATTGGAAGATAAGAAACAGACATGCATCCACACCACAACCTATGCAAAGAAAGTTTGATACTTTTGACCGCAAGTGTGCCTTTTTCTAATAGTGATAGTATTCTTTATGCATATGATAGGTTTAATCCTGTTTTCTCCTATAATGAAGttctaaataaaagaaattttagaTTAATTACCTTACATTATATAGATGCATCTATAAATAACACGAATAATTTTGAAACTAGTGCATTGCTACAACTAACTACAGCCTGAagagaaaaagaacaaaaagaagCATGAAATAAGAAAATGACACATATACCACATAAACAGAAAGAAAATGTAGCACAACAAAAAATTGGTGGGCTAGATAATAGAGTGGTTGAAATTTCATAGCGAGTAGTGAAAACGCTGAGGATGGTCATGCTTTGGTGGTAAGGTGTGATTTGGTTTGGTTGGTGAAATCTGAGGTACTGTTGGAGGGGCCTTAAGCACTGGCGGATTCTGCTGAGTGATTCTCTGAGTTGGTGCTGGTGCATGCGCCTCTCTTCCAAGCTTTGTCGTCGGGGAAGGTGTTGAGAGTAAAAGTTGGTGGGGTTGGGAGGGAGGAGGCAGTGGTGGCGGATATACTcttgggagagagagagacaaGGACTTCTTTGtccatttttcaaaagttcCATTTGACTAACGTGCCATATGGGGAGCGTAAGCAGAACGGAAGCCACGTCAGACTTTTCCGTTGAGTCTGACAGAGACATTTGACGGAGGGATTGATCCGTCCAACTTTTAAGGACGTCAGGGACGAAAATGTCCGCGGGATAAAAGGTTAGAgacctatttgtccttttcTCTAAATAAAATGATATATAGATTTATCTTAATTCAGTTCAATATCATGTTATCTGCTGCAACATTAGGTAGGATCTTTCTGAAGCAGTTTCCAACACATACGATAGACTAAGACACAGGAAATTCAAAATGTTTGAATGAAGATGAATTTATCCACAACTAGAGTAAAAAGCTATGATGAAAAAACTTTCTATGTACAACCAAAGAATAATGTCATCTACAAGAATTTAACAAAGCCAACACAACTGTAAGCATGGAAAAACTTATAGAGTTGGCTCCTCTAGCACGGATGTCTCCAACTGCTCCACCCTTCCAACCTTGTAtcttcacaatgaaaaaaaaaaaaaaaaaactcaaaacaGGCATACGAAGTCCTCAATTCATTAGCTAGGAAATTGATATGCAACATGATTAGTAAGATTAATTCATATCATCCAATCTATCTGGAGTTAGCCATACTTGTTGACtagatcaaatcaaaatcagaTTCCTAATTCCTTTCTTGAATCTTTTATGTAAatagaattaattataaatcttttcctttttagGTTTAGCTTAATTTTAGGAATTTTATGATTAGAaatctttcctttattttaggCTAGTATTTTTCCCTTCTTTCCTATTTTCTAGTTATTTCTATTTCTGTAATTCCTCTATAAAGAGGCTGATTCTCTGTATATTTGATAACACAATACATTCA from Arachis stenosperma cultivar V10309 chromosome 9, arast.V10309.gnm1.PFL2, whole genome shotgun sequence encodes the following:
- the LOC130949080 gene encoding neoxanthin synthase, chloroplastic-like; the protein is MDKKVPVSQCDVVTPPPPTKATLSSFPLRKTHYTSSSSCSSTSRRFRVRAYNNTSKFGNFLNLKPAHQPKPLDFDLPRCHPSDRSRFDVIIIGSGPVGTRLAEQVFRYEIKVCCVDPDPLSMWPNNYGVWVDEFESIDLEDCLEGVSPMGLNFTRESSNLIFLEETFLVSRPVLSYMEVKKRMVARLRHLGIRVKKILEDKKQTCIHTTTYAKKV